The genome window GCGCGTGCCGCGGCGTTTGAAAAAGTTTTGAGCGTGCTGCATGGTCGTCCGGTACTTTCGTGTGGTGATGGCGCGCTGTCGTGGGGAAGCCGCGTCTATCGGAATAGACGGGCGCGCGACGAAAAACCGGATGTCGAAATCGACGAAAAGTGAAAAATAGTTTCGTGCGCAGGCAGTGCCTGCAATGCGCCGGGATCAGGCGTCGGATCGCACGTTCAGAAAAATGAGGCGTCCAGCCCAGCGGGTCTCCTGCAAGTGGAGCACCTCCACGAGCGTCGCAAGCGCGGTGGCCGGATCGTTCAAGGCGAAGTTGCCTGAGACACGCAGGTTTCCCCCGGCCGCATCGAGGAAAATGTGGTGACCGGGAAAGTAGCGGTTCAATTGCGAGATGACATCGGCGAGCCGACTGTCGTCGAATTGCAGGCGACCCCGCTGCCATGCCGTGTCCGCGATGACGCTGTCCGCGTTCGTATGAACGAGGGACGGTGCCGTGTCGGGCATGGCTTCGGCGACGTCACCGGCATGCATCGTCATCGATGCGCCCGCCATCGAAAAACGGACCGCGCCTTGCGTGACCGTGACCGTGAGCGGCCGGGCTGGGGTGTCACGGCTGTCGATCTGGAAGGCGGTCCCGATGTCGGTGACGTGACCCCCAGCCGTGTCGACGACAAAGGGGCGTCTATCGCCATGCGCGACGTCGAATGCCACGCGGCCTTCGCGCAGGACGATCTGTCGCGTGTCGTTCGTGTAATGCACGTCCACGGCGGACTGCGCGTCGAGCCGCATGACGGAACCGTCGGCGAGCGCAACCGTTCGAACCGCACCTGTGTCGCTCTTGAAATCCGGTGTCAGCGCCATATTGCCGACAACGACGGCGCATACGATGGCAGCCAGACCGATACCGGCACCTAGCTTGCCATTCCACCGGGTCGTGCTAGCGCGTTTCGATGCAGGGTTGCTTTCGACGTGATGGCTCGCGCTGGGTCGGCGGTTCGCCATCCGCGCCGTCGTGTATCGGTCGCGAAGCGGCGATCGATCGGGCTGACGGACGGCTGCCTGTGCGCCGGTTTCCATCGGCGTCGCACGCGACCAGCTTTCGCGTGCCGATGCCAGGGCGTCGCGATGCGCTTGCGATCGCGCGCACCAACGGGCGAGGGATGGGTCGCTTTCCCGCGCCCGTCCCGCATCGAGTCGAATCATCCATACCGCCGCTTCGGCGCGCAAGCGCCTGCGCCGCCGCTGTGCGGGCGCAGCCGCATCGTCACCGTTATTCGGTGCTGCGCGCGTAGCGACTGACGAGAGGGACGCGTCGCTTGTATCGCTTGTATCGGGGATATCGGATTGTTCGTGCATCGGGGACGGCACAGTGTCGTGGCGCGCAGCCTTCATCAAGGGGCGCCCTTCGCGTCGGAGAAGTCCTGGAACGCCAGCAATGCGCGCCGCAGATGCTTTTCCACCATATTTTGAGATATTGCAAGGCGCTGCGCAATCTCGCAATGCGTCAATCCTTCGACCTTCCGCAGCAGGAACACATCGCGACAGCGGGGCGGCAGGGACTGGATCAGCTGATCGAGCGCAGCAGCAGTCTGCTTCGCCTGCAATACCTCGTCGGGCGCATCTGCTTGTTCATGCGAGCGCCTGGCATGTTGTTCGTGCGGGATGTCTTCCTCGCCCTCGTCGCCAGTAGGCAAGGGCAGGCAGACCCGCTCGCGGAATCGGTCGATCATCAGGTTTTCGACGACGCGGCGGAAAAAAGCGTGCGGTTGTTGGATCTGCTGTGGGGCGGCAAGCGTCGCGATGCGGAGAAAGGCGTCCTGCACGATATCCGCTGCCGCATCGGCGTGAGAGGTCGAGGCGGTCCGTCGCCGCGCGAAGAGGAGCAGCGTTCGATAGTGCGCTTCAAACGCGCGGAGCAGACTGTCGTTGGCAGACAAGGTGGATGCAGCGCTTACGGTGGCGTGACCGGTCGGCGGGCGGCATGCTGAGCCCGCAGCGAAAGACGAGACACCATCGATTTAAATGAGAATGCGTCGCATTATAATCTTACAATTACATTTTGCAAGGGTGATCTAAGCGGCTCCGACGGTTTTCAAGATGCAACATTCGTCCGCGCGTCTGTCCTAAAAAGCGTCGCGATCCGGGCGTCGTCTTCGTTCCGGGAATTGGGGCATGATAAAGGATGGTGCATGAGGTGCCGGCGCCCCGGAGGCGCTCGACCTACTACGGAGATTTGACGATGGCAGGAAGTGCATTGGTGGTTGGCGCAAGCGGTATCGTCGGCAGCGCGACGGCGGCCTTGCTTGCAAGCGAGGGATGGACGGTATCGGGCCTTGCGCGCCGCCCCGTCTCCCAGACCGACGTCACGCCGATAGCGGCCGATTTGCAAGACGCTGCGGCGACGGCGCAAGCGCTCGCCGGTCGGCGCTACGATGCCGTGTTCATCACGACCTGGCTGCGACAAGACAGCGAGGCCGAAAATATCCGCGTCAATGCGGCGATGGTGCGCCATCTGCTGGATGCCCTGCGTGCTGGCGGCGGACCGCGGCATGTCGCGTTGGTCACCGGACTCAAACACTATCTCGGGCCGTTCGAGGCCTATGGCAAGGGCACATTGCCGCAGACGCCGTTCCGCGAGGAGCAGGGTCGCTTGGACGTCGAGAACTTTTATTACGCGCAGGAAGACGAGGTCTTTGCGGCGGCGAAACGCGATGGCTTCACGTGGAGTGTGCACCGCCCGCATACGGTCATCGGCAAGGCCGTCGGCAACGCGATGAATATGGGCACGACCTTGGCGGCGTACGCGACGCTATGCCGGGAGATTGGGCGCCCGTTCCTGTTTCCGGGCTCCGCCGCGCAGTGGAACGGCTTGACCGATATGACCGATGCCCGTGTGCTGGCCAAGCAGTTGCTATGGGCCAGCACCACGCCAGCGGCGGCGAATCAGGATTTCAACGTCGTCAACGGCGACGTGTTCCGCTGGAGTTGGATGTGGGGACGCATCGCGGAATGGTTCGGGGTGGAAGCCGTGCCGTTCGATGGCACGGTACGCCCGCTTGAGCAGCAGATGGCGGGGGACGCCGAACGGTGGCGCGAGATCGCGCGGCGCGAGGGCCTGGCGGAAGCCGATTTGGGAAGACTGGCTTCACCCTGGCATACCGACGCGGATCTCGGGCGGCCGATCGAAGTAGTGACCGATATGTCGAAGAGTCGTCGCATGGGGTTCACCGCGTATCAAGCGACCGATGACGCATTCTACGATCTGTTCACGCAGCTCCGCGCTGATCGTTTGATTCCCGGCAAGTAAGCGTCGGGCGTACGCCCCCATCGCGGGCGTTTTGACGATCAAGTGGCGCTATCCGGCTTTTTTGGGAAGGTCAGACTGAAGCGCGTGACGCCGGCATCGCTCAGGACGCCCCATGCGCCGCCATGTAGCGTCATGATGCTGCGGACGATCGATAGGCCAAGCCCATTCGACTCGGCCGCGCGTTGCCGCGAAGGGTCTTCGCGATAAAAGCGATCGAACAGACGGCCCTGATGCGCAAGGGGAATGGTCGGTCCGTGATTCTCGACGGCGATCGTGACGCCATCCGATGTCGTCTCGACGGTGGTGCGAATGATCGAACCGGCGGCGGCGAAGCGAACCGCGTTCGCCAGCAGGTTCGCCACCGCGCGCCGCAACAAATCGGGATCTGCCCAGATCGTTGCATCTCCCTCGACGGTCAACTGGATGCCGCGGTCGTCGGCGAGATCTTCGAAATAGCCGGTGATTCGCTTGATTTCCGGATCGACGCGAAACGTGTCCCGTGCGATGGCATGATCGGCATGTTCCGCGCGTGCGAGAAACAGCATATTGTCGATCATCTTGGAGAGCCGCTGCAGCTCCTCGAAGCTGGAGCCGAGCAGGTGTTGGTAATAAGCGGTGTCGCGCGGGTGGTGCAAGCCCACTTCCACTTGCCCCAGCAGATTGCTGATCGGCGTGCGCAAGTCGTGCGCCATATCGGCGGAAACCTGACTCAATTGCGTGAATCCCCGCTCAAGCCGTGCCAGCATCTGATTCAGGCCTTGAATGACGGGGGCAAGCTCGCGCGGCGCGTGGCGCATCGTCACGCGTACCGACAGATTGTCGATACCGATCGAGGCCGTCTGCTCCGCCAAATGGCTCAGTGGGCGCATCCCACGACGC of Robbsia sp. KACC 23696 contains these proteins:
- a CDS encoding FecR domain-containing protein gives rise to the protein MHEQSDIPDTSDTSDASLSSVATRAAPNNGDDAAAPAQRRRRRLRAEAAVWMIRLDAGRARESDPSLARWCARSQAHRDALASARESWSRATPMETGAQAAVRQPDRSPLRDRYTTARMANRRPSASHHVESNPASKRASTTRWNGKLGAGIGLAAIVCAVVVGNMALTPDFKSDTGAVRTVALADGSVMRLDAQSAVDVHYTNDTRQIVLREGRVAFDVAHGDRRPFVVDTAGGHVTDIGTAFQIDSRDTPARPLTVTVTQGAVRFSMAGASMTMHAGDVAEAMPDTAPSLVHTNADSVIADTAWQRGRLQFDDSRLADVISQLNRYFPGHHIFLDAAGGNLRVSGNFALNDPATALATLVEVLHLQETRWAGRLIFLNVRSDA
- a CDS encoding SDR family oxidoreductase, which produces MAGSALVVGASGIVGSATAALLASEGWTVSGLARRPVSQTDVTPIAADLQDAAATAQALAGRRYDAVFITTWLRQDSEAENIRVNAAMVRHLLDALRAGGGPRHVALVTGLKHYLGPFEAYGKGTLPQTPFREEQGRLDVENFYYAQEDEVFAAAKRDGFTWSVHRPHTVIGKAVGNAMNMGTTLAAYATLCREIGRPFLFPGSAAQWNGLTDMTDARVLAKQLLWASTTPAAANQDFNVVNGDVFRWSWMWGRIAEWFGVEAVPFDGTVRPLEQQMAGDAERWREIARREGLAEADLGRLASPWHTDADLGRPIEVVTDMSKSRRMGFTAYQATDDAFYDLFTQLRADRLIPGK
- a CDS encoding heavy metal sensor histidine kinase, whose product is MNPDIQPPRPAARARLVGTSLTTRLALLYATIAFCAIAILGYAMYRKLEAQLILRDDAALVTRVDQIRTLLHDADVRELIRDKPRLFANMLGNTESLLVIRFPGQPPLIAVDPGHTSVPAVRPIAADVPLSLDDVHHVESAQGTPFIYVAAAAQAQGMTPTQSLEIVSGRLMSERTRMLADYRRQIIAFAILTALLAAVIAYAIARRGMRPLSHLAEQTASIGIDNLSVRVTMRHAPRELAPVIQGLNQMLARLERGFTQLSQVSADMAHDLRTPISNLLGQVEVGLHHPRDTAYYQHLLGSSFEELQRLSKMIDNMLFLARAEHADHAIARDTFRVDPEIKRITGYFEDLADDRGIQLTVEGDATIWADPDLLRRAVANLLANAVRFAAAGSIIRTTVETTSDGVTIAVENHGPTIPLAHQGRLFDRFYREDPSRQRAAESNGLGLSIVRSIMTLHGGAWGVLSDAGVTRFSLTFPKKPDSAT
- a CDS encoding sigma-70 family RNA polymerase sigma factor encodes the protein MSANDSLLRAFEAHYRTLLLFARRRTASTSHADAAADIVQDAFLRIATLAAPQQIQQPHAFFRRVVENLMIDRFRERVCLPLPTGDEGEEDIPHEQHARRSHEQADAPDEVLQAKQTAAALDQLIQSLPPRCRDVFLLRKVEGLTHCEIAQRLAISQNMVEKHLRRALLAFQDFSDAKGAP